The genomic DNA CGCACGGCCGCCTCTACAATATGATGGAAGGCGCGTTCAACAGCTTCGCCAATGGCTATCGCCGCATCCTGCTGGCCAGCCTGAATGTGCGCTTCCTGGTGGTGCTGATCGGTGTTGGCGTCGCCGGCGCCAGCTACTTCCTGTATATGGGGCTGAAATCGGAACTGGCGCCGACCGAGGACCGCGGCACCATCAACGTGTTCTCCACCGCGCCGGAAGGCGCGACGCTGGAATTCGCCGATCATTATGCCCAGAAGTTCGAGAAGATGCTGCTGGAGACGCCGGAGGTCGAGGGCGCCATCGTCATCACCGGCTTCCCCGATGTGACGCAGTCGGTCTCCTTCGCCCGGCTGAAGAACTGGGAGGACCGGGATCGCAAGCAGCAGACCGTGGTGAATGAGCTGCAGAAGAAGCTGGTGAAGATCGCCGGCATCCGCGCCTTCGCGATCAACCGTCCCGCCTTCGGACAAAACTCGCGCGACCGGCCGATCCAGTTCGTGCTGCAGACCACCGCCAGCTATCAGGAACTGGAAACCTATCTCCAGCTGATGATGGAAGAGGCGCGGGACTATCCGGGCTTCGTCAATCTCGACGACGACCTGAAGCTGAACAAGCCGCAGCTCGACATCGACGTGAACCGCGAGAAGGCGGCCGATCTCGGCATCCCGATCTCGGTCATCGGGCGGACGCTGGAAACCCTGCTGGGCGGCCGCCAGGTGACCCGCTTCAACATGAATGGCGAGCAGTATGACGTGATCGTGCAGGTTGAAGATGCCGACCGCCGCACGCCGGGCGATCTGTCGGGTATCTATCTGCGCACGCCGCGCGGCGAGATGGTGCAGTTCTCCAACCTGGCCAGCGTGCGGGAGGTGGTCGCCCCGCGCGAGCTGAACCGCTTCAACCAGCTGCGTTCCGCCACCATCACGGCCAATCTGGCGCCGGGCTACGCGCTGGGCGAGGGGCTTGTGTTTCTGGAGGAGGCGGCCGGGCGTGTGCTGCCGGCAAATGTGCAGACCGACCTGAACGGCCAGTCGCGCGAATTCCGCCAGGCCGGGCAGGCGCTCTATGTCATCTTCCTGCTGGCGCTGGCCTTCATCTATCTGGTGCTGGCCGCGCAGTTCGAGAGCTTCACCGATCCGCTCATCATCATCCTGACCGTGCCGTTGTCGATGACCGGGGCGCTGGCCGCGCTGTATTTTACCGGCAACACGATCAACATCTACAGCCAGATTGGATTGATCACGCTGGTCGGGCTGATCACCAAGCACGGCATCCTGATCGTGGAATTCGCCAACCAGCTGCAGGAGCGCGGCATGAAGCTGCGCGAGGCGGTGGTGGAATCCGCGGTGCTGCGCCTGCGCCCGATCCTGATGACCACCGGCGCCATGGTGCTGGGCGCGGTGCCTCTGGCGCTGGCCACCGGGGCGGGTGCGGAAAGCCGGCAGGCCATTGGCTGGGTGATCGTCGGCGGCATGATCTGTGGCACCATCCTGACGCTGTTCGTGGTGCCGACCACCTATACGCTGCTGACCCGTCAGCGCGGCGGGGAGGCGCCGGAAATCATGGCCGATCCGCAGAAGCCGGTTTCCAGCCCGGCGGAGTGACCGGGGCAGCTTTCATCCCGCCATGGTTGATCCCCGCCCATTCGCATTGTAGCACTGATGCCATGGCGTGCCGCGCCGGTCGCGTGGCCGCGCTTCCTTGAGGAGGGCTTTCCAGTCCATGCCCGGTAGGGACGAGCGCATCGCCGTGTCGCGCGACGGCAACAATGTCGTGCTGACCTTGTCCGGCGAGTGGATCATGACGCGGCAGCCGCCGCGCCTGAAGGATTTGCTGTCGCCTGTCCTGCCGAAGGAGGGAGTGGGCGTAACCGTCCGGGTGCACGATCTGGGGCGCTGGGACGCGACCCTGCCGGCCTTCCTGTTCGCCTTGCAAGTGGAGGCGGCCCGGCGCGATCTGGTGCTCCGTCTGGACGGCTTGCCGGCGGCGCTGCGGGACACGCTCGATCTCGCCGGCAAGTCCGACCGGCCCGGCCTGTCCGGTCCAGTGGCGGCGGATGGTTTCGTCAGCCGGGTTGGCCTTTGGGCATTGGCCGAAATCCGGCAGCTGGGCGTCGTGCTGGGATTCCTCGGCGATGTGCTGCTGGAGCTGTTTGCTCCCCGGCGCGGCGTGCGCCAGCGTCCGCGCGCCTCGGAGACGCTGTCCCTGTTCCGCGACGCCGGTGCCGGTACGCTGGGCATCGTTTCCATCGTCACCTTGCTGGTCGGTGCCATCCTTGCCTTCGTCGGCGCGGTGCAGCTGCGTAATTTCGGCGCCGGCATCCTGGTCGCCGATCTGGTCGGCATCGCCATGGCGCGCGAGCTGGCCGCGGTGATGACCGCCATCGTGGTGGCCGGGCGCACCGGGGCCTCCTATGCCGCGCGCCTTGCCGCCATGCAGGGCAATGAGGAGATCGACGCGCTGAAGACGCTGGGCATCTCGCCGATCGCGTATCTGGTGGTGCCGCGCGTGCTGGCGCTCTCCTTCATGATGCCGCTGCTTTACATCTACGGCACTGCGATGGGGCTGCTGGGCGGACTGCTGATTGGCATCGGCCTGCTCGACCTCAGCGTCGTCGCCTATCTGGAACAGACGCGTGGCGCCATCGGGACGGCCAATTTCGCCCTTGGCTTCGTGAAGAGCATCACCTTCGGGCTGCTGGTCGCCGCCGTGGGCTGCCGCTGCGGTCTGGCGGCGGGGCGCAGCGCCGCCGATGTCGGCAAGGCGGCGACTGATGCCGTGGTCATCTCCATCGTCGGCATCATCCTGCTCGATGCCATCTTCGCGGTGTGCGCCAATGCCCTCGATATCTGAAACCGGGGCCAAAAGTGGGGCGAAGCCTTCCCTCTCGGTGCGCGGCCTGACCATGGCCTATGGCGATGTGCTGGTGCAACGCGCAGTGGAGTTCGACGTCGCGCGTGGCGAGATCTTCGTCATCATGGGCGGCAGCGGCTGCGGCAAGAGCACGTTGCTGAAGCATCTGATCGGGCTTCATCATCCCGCCGCCGGCGAAATCCTGTATGATGGCGATACCCCGCTGGAGGGGCTGGGCGATATCGCCCGGCGTTTCGGGGTGTTGTTCCAGGGCGGCGCGCTCTGGTCGTCGATGACGGTGGGCGAGAATGTCTCCCTGCCGCTGGAGCTCTTCACCAGGCTGGGGAGGGAAGAGATCGCTGCCATTGTCGCCTTCAAGCTGGCGCTTGTCGGGCTCGCCGGGCGCGAGCATCTTTATCCTGCCTCGCTCAGCGGCGGCATGCGCAAGCGCGCCGGTCTCGCGCGGGCGCTGGCGCTGGACCCGGAAATCCTGTTTCTCGACGAGCCCTCGGCCGGCCTCGATCCGATCAGCTCGCGCCGGCTCGACGACCTCATCCTGCAAATCCGCGACATGCTGGGCACCACCATCGTCATGGTGACGCATGAGCTGGCCAGCATCTTCGCCATTGCCGACAAGGCGATCTTCCTGGATGCGGACACCAAAGTGCCGGCGGCGCTCGGCAGTCCGAAGGCGATGCTCGACACTTCCGATAACAAGACGGTGCAGGCCTTCCTGCGCCGCGAAGCCTGAGCGGGAGCGGCCATGGCAGGACCCGGTGGGACGGAACGCAAGGGGGCGGTGCTGGTCGGCGGCTTCGTGATCGCCGCCCTCATCCTCGCGGTCGCGGCGGCGCTGTTCTTCGGCGCCGGGCGGCTGTTCGAGCAGCGGCTTGTTGTCGTCAGCTATTTCGACGGGTCGGTCGGCGGCCTCAGCATCGGCGCGCCGGTCAGCTTCCGCGGCGTGCCGGTTGGCCGGGTCGAGCGCATCCAGCTGCAGATCATGCCGAAAGAAGTATCGGCCCAGATCGCTGTCTATATGTCGCTGGAGCCCGGCGTGGTGCGGTTGCCGGACGGCCAGCAGACGGTGCTGCAGGTCCCCGATTTCGACAGGCTGAATGAGATCGGCCTGCGCGCCCAGCTTGTCACCTTGAGTCTGATTACCGGTCAGCTCGGCATCCAGCTCGATTTCCGCCCGGAGACGCCGGCCCGGCTGCTGGCGCTGGACAATACCGTGCCGGAGATCGCTTCGATCCGATCGGAAATTCAGGCGGTGAAGGACACCATCGCCGAACTGCCGCTGCGCGATGCGGTGGATAAGCTGATCGGCACGCTGACCGCCGTGCAGAGCCTTGCCGATGTTGCCTCGAAGGAGCTGGGCGGCATGTCCGACCGGGTCGGCACGACGATGGACCGGCTGGATGACAGCCTCGACATGGCGACGGTGGTGCTGTTGGGGCTGGAAGAAGAAGTGCGCACCGCGCTGCGCTCGGTCACCGCGCTCAGCGACGGGGCGGGGGCGGAGGTCGGCACGACGGCGGCGGATGTCCGCAAGGTGCTGGAAAATGCCGACCGTACACTGGCGCAGCTTTCCGCCCTGACCGAGACGCTGAACCAGACCATCGATGGCCGCTCTGTGCTGCGTCAGGATGCCGAATCGGCGATCCGCGACCTGGCAGTGGCGACGCGGGCGCTGCGCAGCTTCGCTGAAGCCATCGAGCGTGAACCCAACCTCCTGATCCTTGGCCGGTGAGCATGATGCGGAAATCCCTGTTGGCCCAGCCTGCCCCTCTCTTCCTACTGCTGTTGTCGGCGATCCTGCTGCTGGCTGGCTGTACGAACGGGCCGCGCGCCGATCCGCGCGTCATCGTGCTGCACAGCGCGGCTGCCGCCGTGCCGGCGGCCGAGAACCGGATGGGCCGCATCGAGGTCGCAGAATATCTGCAACGCCGCCATCTGATCTGGCGGATGTCGGAAACGCAGCTGGTGGAGCGCCGCGACCAGTTCTGGGGCGAACGAATCGAGGCGGGTATCCGCCGCGTGCTGGAGGCGGAACTGGCCGTCCTGTCGCCGTCGCTGCCGGCGGGTGCGCGCTACGATGTCAGGATAGACCGGTTCGAGCCGGGGCCGGATGGCCGGGTCGCGTTGTGGGCCGGCTGGCAGCTTGCGGCGGGCGAGGACAATGTCCTGCGCAGCGGTCAGTTCCAGGGTATGGAAGCGGTGGCAGTTCTGCCCGGCAGTGTCGGGGGCAATGCCGGGGGCAATGCCGGGGGCAACGCCGGTGTCAGCCCGGAGGCCGGGGATGCGGCCAGCGTCGCGGCAGCGATGAGCCGGCTGCTCGGCCAGCTCGCGCGGGAGATGGCGGCACGCTAGGGCCGGATCGCTTCAGCTTGAATCAGATGTCTGATGCAAGCTGAAGCGTGAATCCGCCTGGTCGATTGCTCACTTCACCTGCGATGGCAGCCAGAGAACGATTTCCGGGTAGAAATAGGTCAGCGTCAGGAAGGCCAGCATGATCGCCACGAACGGCAGCACGCCATAGACGATCTCCTTCAGCGGCACATCCCCGCCGACGCCGCGCAGGATGAACAGCACGATGCCGACCGGCGGCGTCACCAGCCCGACCTCGATCATCACCACCAGGAAAACGCCGAACCATAGCGGGTCTAGCCCGAGCGACAGGATGATCGGGAAAACCACCGGCAGCGTCATCAGCATCATCGAGATGGATTCGATGAACATGCCGAGCACGATATACAGGCAGGCGATGATGATGAGCACCATCCAGGGCGCCATCTCCGCCGCCTCGACGACGCTGACCAGGGTGCGCGGAATGCGCAGATAGTCGAACACCCAGCTCATGATCGAGGCGCCGACGACGATGAGCAGCAGGAACGAGGTGACGCGCACGGTCTCCATCGCCGTCTCGTAGATCAGCTTCCAGGTCAGGATGCCGCGGAACAGGCAGACCACGAGCGACGCGACGGCGCCAATGCCGCCCGCCTCGCTGGGTGTCGCCACACCGGCATAGAGCGATCCCAGAACCACCAGGATGATGAACAGGAAGGGAAAGACCGAGGCCGAGCCGCGAATCTTCTGCTTGAAGGTGAAGGACTCGCCACGCGGCGTCGCACCGGGACGCAGCGCCGACCAGAGGGCAACCCCGCCCATGAAGCACAGGCTGAGCAGGATGCCGGGGATCACCCCGGCCATGAACAGCTTGGTGACCGGCACACCAACCGTCGTGCCATAGATGATCATGGCGATGCTGGGCGGGATCAGGATGCCCAGCGTGGCGCCGGCAGCGACCACCCCATAGGTCAGGCGCTGGCTGTAGCCGCGCGAAATCATCTCCGGGCAGGCAACCTTGCCCATGGTCGCGGCGGTGGCGAGGCTGGAGCCGGAGACTGCCGCGAACACCGCGGAAGCGCCCACGGCGGCATGCGCGACGCCGCCCGGCGTGCGGCCGAACCAGCAGGTCAGCGCGTCGAACATCTCCCGCGCGACGCCGCTGCGGATCAGCACCGCCCCCATCAGCACGAACATCGGTACGGCGGTCAGGGTGAAGGTGTTCACGCTGTTCCACGACCGTTCGGCCAGCAGCGACAGCTGCGGCATCGGCAGCAGGAACATCAGCCCCAGCAGGCCAACGCTGCCAAGGGTCAGCGCCACGCGGACGCCCAGCACCAGAAACAGGAACAGGGTCGCCACCAGCAAAACGCCCAGCAGCAGCAGCGGGGTTCCCTTGGCCAGCCAGAAGACCATGCCGGTGCCGCCGATAACCAGCACCAGCATCAGCGCAACACGCCAACCGCTGACGACAAGGCAGCCCAGCAGCAGCGTGGCGATGATGGCAAGTGAGCCGGCATCCAGCCGGAGCCCGTCCAGATACACGGGCCGCGGGCCAAGCCAGAGCAGGAAGCCGGCAAGCAATGCGAGTCCGATCAGCAGCCCGGCCTCGATACGCCAGCCTGGCCGGGCGGCGCGCAGCAGATCGCCGAGGATGGCCAGCGCGAAAGCGGCGTAGCCGAGCGACACCGCCAGTTCGGGAATCCATTGTGGCGTCCCCAGCAAGCCCCAGTCGCGGGTGCCGTTGACATATTCCTGATAATTGAAGCTGATCATCTGCCAGCCGGTGAACAGCACGAACAGCAACCCGGCCCAGTTGGCGAAGAGATTCAGGAATGCCTGGATGTTTTCGCTAACATTGGCGAGCAGCAGCTCGACCTGCACATGATCGTCGGAACGCTGTGCCTGGGCGAGCCCCAGAAAGGTCATTCCGACCAGAAGATATGTCGCGACATCGCTGCCCCAGTAGGTCGGCTCGTTCAGGAAATATCGGGAAAACACCTCGAAACACACGATCAGCGTCATCGCGATGAGGGCGACCGCACTGAGCCCTCCCGTGAAGCGGGACACGCTGTCGATGGCACGGACGGTCTGGGACCGCGCCTTGTCGTTCGAAGCCGGGAAACTCCCGGTTCCTATGGTCATGGAATGTCTCCTGAGATGGCAATCGGCGTTGAATCGGAACGGCGGGGGGCGGTCCCTGCGCCGCCGCCGCACAAGAAAATCCACCCCCGGACTCGGGCGTCGAGGAACGCTAGCCCGGGGATTATGTCGTTGCAATGAAGGCGCATGATCGTATTATCTTGCTGCTTGTGGCCTTGTTTTTCGGCCTCCAAAAAAGGCAATGGCGTTGAGCCGGCGCCATAACCATCGGAAATTCCCCACTGTCGTTTCGAAGTATGCAGACAACAACGGGAGGAGCGCAATGTTAATGTTATCGATAACGTCTCGAATGAGGCTTCTGACAAAATCCACTGGCGGCACGGCGTTTTCGGCGCTGATGGCGCCGGTTCTGGCGATCGCCATCGCCCTTGGCGCGTCATCCACCGCCAAGGCGCAGGATTTCGACCTGACCATGGGCATCCTGCCCGCACCGAACTCGCTTTACCTGAAGATGATGCAGCAGGTGCCCGAACGCTTCGAGCGGGCGACCGGCGGCAAGGTGAAGGTGACGCTGAACGATTCGCTCGTCGGCGGCACGCAGATCACGGCCTCGGTCCGCGATGGCCGGGTGCCGATGTCGGGGGCGCTACACACCTATCTGGCGGCGGAAGAGCCGCGCATGGGCGTGTTCAACCTGCCCGGCCTGGTCAACGGCATGCCGGAATACGCCTATCTGTGCAAATCCTTCTGGTGCAAGGATGTCGAAAAGCTCTGGGCGGAGAAATGGAACTCCGTCGTCCTCGCCGAGGGCGCATGGTGCAGCCAGGCCCTGTTCTCCAAGGAGCCGATCCGCACGCTGGAGGACTTCAAGGGCAAGAAGCTGCGCGTCCATAACCCGCAGACCGCCTCGCTGATGGAAGCGGTCGGCGCCAAGCCGACGCCGCTGCCGCTGTCCGAGATTCCGCCGGCCCTCGAACGCGGCGTCATCGACGGTGTCTTCACCTCGACCTGCTATGGCAATGGCCAGGAATACTGGCGTCTTGCCCCGAACGTGCAGAACTGGAAGGTCGGCCCGATCACCGGCTGGGTCGTCATCGTCAACAAGGACATCTGGGAGAAGATCCCGGCTGATCTGCGCACCGCGATCCGCAAGGAGATGCAGGCGCTGGAGGACGAGGCGCTCTACAATTTCTACGCCCATGTCAACGAGGCCGTGGCCAACATGAAGAAGAACGGCATCGAACTGTGGACCGCGCCGCAGTCCGAGGTCGATCGCCTGACCGCCGATCAGTACTCGCAGGCGGCCTACAAGTCGTTCTACGAGCGGGCCAAGGCCGTCGGTTTCGACGGCGAGGCCTATGTGCAGAAAGCGCGCGAGGCGCTCGGCAAGTAACGCCTGGAACAAGAGACGGCACGCCTTACCGCTGTAAGGTGTGCCGTCTTTCTTTTTGCCCGAAACCATCAGGAGAATACGCATATGGACAAGGATCTGTTCGAGAAGGGCCTGGCCAAGCGCAAGGCGACGCTGGGTGCCGCCTATGTGGAAAAGAACCTCGCCGCCGCCGACGATTTCACGCGCCCCTTCCAGGAAGCCATGACCGAATGGTGCTGGGGTTTCGGCTGGGGCGACGAGGCCCTCGACCCCAAGACCCGCAGCCTGATGAACCTGACCATGCTGGGGGCGCTCGGGCGCCTGCACGAATGGGAGACGCATTGCCGCGGTGCGCTCAACAATGGCGTGACCAAGGACGAGATTCGCGCCGCTGTCCACGTCATCGCCATCTATTGCGGCGTGCCGATGGGCCTGGAATGCTTCCGCGTGGCGCGCAAGGTTCTGGAAGAAGCGGGCGAGCTGTAAAACCGCCTGCCCTCACGTAAAGGATACCGGAATCATGTCCGCGCACATCGCCGCCGATGACAGGGTGTCGGCCGTTCTGGCCGATTTCGTCGCCAACTCCCGCTGGGAAGACCTGCCGGAAACTGTCCGGCATGCCGCCCGGCGGTCGCTGCTGAACGGCCTGGCGACTGCCTTCGCCGGCAGTGGCGACAGCGCCATCGATATCGCCGCCAGGACGATGCTGCCCTTCGCAGGCACGGCGGAGGCGACGCTGATTGGCCGCGCCGAGAAGGCCGACGCGATGACCGCCGCCTTCCTGAACGCGGCGGCGATGAACGTGCATGATTTCGACGACACGCATATCCGTACCGTCATCCACCCCGCCGCCCCGGTGGCGCCGGCGCTGCTGGCGCTGGCCGAGCGGCAGCGTATATCCGGCGCGGCGCTGCTGCACGGGCTGGCGCTCGGCATCGAGGCGGCGTGCCGGATCGGCAATGCGGTCTCGCCCGGCCATTACGCGCGCGGCTGGCACATCACCGCGACCTGCGGCGTGTTCGGCGCCGCCGTGGCGGTCGGCAAGGTGCTCGGTCAGGACAGTCGGACGCTGGTGCATGCCCTGGGCGCCGCCTCGGCGCAATCCTCCGGGCTCGTGGAAACCCTCGGCTTTATGGCCAAGAGCATCGGCGTCGGCAGCGCCTGCCGCGGCGGCCTGCTGGCAGCACTGCTGGCGGAGAACGGCTTGGGCGGCCCCGAAAGGCCGCTGGAAGGGCCGCGCGGCTTCCTGACCGTCACCGGCGACAAGCCGGATTTCGGGCAGGTGACGGGTGATCTCGGGACACGGTGGGAGGTGCTGCGTAATATCCACAAGCCCTATCCCTGCGGCGTGGTGCTGTTCCCGGTGATCGACGCCTGCCTGGCGCTGAAGAATGAGCACGGCATTCAGACGGATGAGATCGAGGCGGTGACGCTGTACGGCCACCCGCTGCTGCGCCAGCGCACCGACCGTCCCAATGTCGAAACCGGTCGGGAGGCGCAGGTCAGCGCCCAGCACGCGGTTGCCGTCTGCTTCCTGACTGGCAAGGCCGGGCTGGAACAGTTCAGCGATGCGGCGGTCGCCGATCCCGAAGTGCTGGCGCTGCGGGCGCGGGTGCGGATGGAGGATGAGGCCGGCCGCGACTTCACCGGCGTGCGCGCGGTCGTCAGCCTGAAGGACGGGCGGTCCGAGGAAATCACCATTACCGACGCGAAGGGGACCGATAACGGCCCCTTGAGCGATGGCGAGATCGAGGCGAAGTTCCGCACGCTCGCCGCTTACGGCGCGCCGCACTGCCGCGATGCGGAGAAGCTGATCGACGCCGTATGGTCGCTGGATACGAGCGCAGATGCCGGCGCGATCATGGCGCTGGCGCGGCCCGCTCCTTAAATAGCCTCAGCTCGCCGACCAGGCGAGATCGACCGGCAGCACCGCGCCGTTGATATCCCGGCCGGCCGGACCGCACAGGAAGGCGACGAATTCGGCGACGCTCTCCGGCGCGATAAAGCGGCCGGACGGCTGCTTGCCGGCAAGGAAGCGGCCCACCGCCTCCTGCTCGGAGAGGCCCTGCTCCGCCATCGTGGCCTTGATGACGCGGCTGCTGTGCGTCGTGTTCACCGAGCCGGGGCAGATCGCGTTGCAGGTAATCTCGTGTTCAAGGGTTTCCATGGCGACGGCGCGGGTCAGGCCGATCAGCGCGGTCTTGGCAACGACGTAGCTGGCGCGGTTGGCGGCACCGATCATCCCGTAGATCGACGACATGTTGACGATACGGCCCCAGTTGCGGGCCTTCATGCCGGGCATGGTGCAGCGGATCGTGTTGAAGGCGGAATTCAGGTTCACCGCCATGGCACGGTCCCAGTCGGCCGGTTTGGTATCTTCGATCAGCCCGAAAAGCCGCGTCACCGCGTTATTGACCAGGATATCGACGCCGCCGAAACGCGCGTTCGCCGCCGCGACCATCGCCTCCACCTGGGCGGCATCGCCGACATCGGCGCCATCATAGATCACATCGACATCGTGCGCCTTCAGGGCCGCGATCTTGTCCGCGACCTCTGCCTCGCGCTCGATGCCGTTCAGGACGATGTTGCAGCCGCTTGCCGCCAGCCGCTCCGCGACGGCATAGCCGATCCCCGCCGTCGAACCGGTGATGAGTGCACTCCTACCCTTGAGCATGCGTGGCTTAACCTCGTTCATATCGTCAGGACACCCGCACCAGCCCAGGCTTTGCGTGTGGGCACGTATCTGTTATCGATAACATCTATTTATGCCAAGTCAAGCGGGCTGACGATGGCATTCGCCCGTCACGTGCTCTCGCGCTGGATGATGTCGAATCCCAGATCCTTGGCGATAACGCCGCCACCAAGCTTGAGGATGCGTTGCAGGAGGATGTTCGCTGAGAACATGCCGATTTCGCGGCGCGGCAGGCGCAGGGCCGTGATCCTGGGGACCAGATGATCGAGAATGTCGAGATCGTCGAAGCTGGCGATGGCGATATCCTCCGGCAGGCGGAGGTTCCGGCGCTGGCATTCCAGCGCCGCGCCGACCGCCAGTACGTCTCCGGAACAGAACACGGCGTCCGGCCGCTTCTTCAGGTCGAGCAGCCGGATCAGCGCGTCCCGGCCACCGGACAGCCCTTCCGGCGTTTCCAGGATCAGCTGCCGGTCCGGTTTGAGGTCCAGTTCCTCCAGCGCGGCCAGGTAGCCGCTGCGGCGCTGGCGCATGCGGTCATTGGTTTCCGTTGCCAGCGACACGAAGGCGATGCGGCGGTAACCCCGGCGGTGCAGATGGTGGGTCATCGCCTTCGCCGCCTCGAAATTGGAATAGCTGACCACGATGTCGATCGGATCGCGGGTCAGGTCGCCGGTTTCAATGACCGGAATGTCGGCCTTCGTCAGGATGCCGCGAATCCGGGGCGTATGGGCCGTGTTGTGCAGGATGATGCCGCTGACCTGCTGGCTGAGGAAAGCCAGCACCAGCTTTTCCTCCACTTCCAGCGAATGGCCGCTCTCGGCGATCAGCACATGGAACCCGGCCTTGCCGAGATTATCGGCGATCGCCTGGATGGTCTCGGCGAACAGCGAGTTGCGCAGGCTGGGGACAATCAGCCCGATGACATCGGAATGCCGCGAGGACAGGTTGCCGGCCAGGCGGTTGGGGATATAGCCGGTCTTCTCGATGGCGTCGCGGATGCGCTCGCGGGTCTCCTCCGACACGGTATCCGGCGCCCGCAACGCGCGCGACACGGTCATCGCCGACACCCTGGCGAGGCGCGCGACGTCGCTCATGCGCACGGATTTCGCCTGACCTGTAGAATGGGGGCCCGTAAGAACTGTGCCCGCAGGGATTTTCTTGGACATGGCCCGTGCTTCACCGCTTTGCCGAGTGACAGCGCAACTTTGCCCTTTCCAGCCGGCAGTTCCAACGGTAATGTTCCGCTTTGAATGATATCGATAACATATATTGAATGTCGATCCGCCAAGGTGTCCGCGCCGGCTGGCGGGATCGTGGCATGCCATCAGGAGACTACATGACCCAGGGCAAGGAAATCGGTTTCATCGGCATTGGCCGCATGGGGGCGCCGATGACGAAGCGGCTGCTGGATGCCGGTTACGCCGTCACCCTCTTCGACAAGAACACCGAGGCGCTGAAAGCGCTTGAGGCGGCAGGCGCCAGCATAGCGTCCTCGCCGCGCGCCATCGCCGACAAGGTCGATACCGTGCTGCTGTCGCTGCCGACACCAGCCATTGTCGAGGCCGTCGGGCGCGAACTGGCGGAAGGCAAGGCGCTGCGCACCGTCATCGATCTTTCCACCACCGGGCCGAAAGGCTCCGAGGTGCTGGCCGGCATCCTCGCCCCGGCGGGGATCGCGCTGGTCGATGCGCCGGTCAGCGGCGGCGTCGCCGGTGCCGCCAAGGGCAGCCTCGCCATCATGGCGGCGGGCGATCCTGAGCGGCTGGCCGAGACGAGGGCGATCCTCGACTGTTTCGGTAAGGTGTTCATCGCCGGCGACAAGCCGGGCATGGGCCAGACCATCAAGGTCATCAATAATCTGATGTCGGTGACGGCGCTGGCCATCGCGTCCGAGGCGCTGGTGCTTGGCAAGGCGTCGGGCCTCGACCCGGACCGGATGATCGAGATCATCAACGCCTCCAGCGGCCG from Oceanibaculum nanhaiense includes the following:
- a CDS encoding TRAP transporter large permease subunit; translation: MTIGTGSFPASNDKARSQTVRAIDSVSRFTGGLSAVALIAMTLIVCFEVFSRYFLNEPTYWGSDVATYLLVGMTFLGLAQAQRSDDHVQVELLLANVSENIQAFLNLFANWAGLLFVLFTGWQMISFNYQEYVNGTRDWGLLGTPQWIPELAVSLGYAAFALAILGDLLRAARPGWRIEAGLLIGLALLAGFLLWLGPRPVYLDGLRLDAGSLAIIATLLLGCLVVSGWRVALMLVLVIGGTGMVFWLAKGTPLLLLGVLLVATLFLFLVLGVRVALTLGSVGLLGLMFLLPMPQLSLLAERSWNSVNTFTLTAVPMFVLMGAVLIRSGVAREMFDALTCWFGRTPGGVAHAAVGASAVFAAVSGSSLATAATMGKVACPEMISRGYSQRLTYGVVAAGATLGILIPPSIAMIIYGTTVGVPVTKLFMAGVIPGILLSLCFMGGVALWSALRPGATPRGESFTFKQKIRGSASVFPFLFIILVVLGSLYAGVATPSEAGGIGAVASLVVCLFRGILTWKLIYETAMETVRVTSFLLLIVVGASIMSWVFDYLRIPRTLVSVVEAAEMAPWMVLIIIACLYIVLGMFIESISMMLMTLPVVFPIILSLGLDPLWFGVFLVVMIEVGLVTPPVGIVLFILRGVGGDVPLKEIVYGVLPFVAIMLAFLTLTYFYPEIVLWLPSQVK
- the dctP gene encoding TRAP transporter substrate-binding protein DctP, with translation MRLLTKSTGGTAFSALMAPVLAIAIALGASSTAKAQDFDLTMGILPAPNSLYLKMMQQVPERFERATGGKVKVTLNDSLVGGTQITASVRDGRVPMSGALHTYLAAEEPRMGVFNLPGLVNGMPEYAYLCKSFWCKDVEKLWAEKWNSVVLAEGAWCSQALFSKEPIRTLEDFKGKKLRVHNPQTASLMEAVGAKPTPLPLSEIPPALERGVIDGVFTSTCYGNGQEYWRLAPNVQNWKVGPITGWVVIVNKDIWEKIPADLRTAIRKEMQALEDEALYNFYAHVNEAVANMKKNGIELWTAPQSEVDRLTADQYSQAAYKSFYERAKAVGFDGEAYVQKAREALGK
- a CDS encoding carboxymuconolactone decarboxylase family protein, translating into MDKDLFEKGLAKRKATLGAAYVEKNLAAADDFTRPFQEAMTEWCWGFGWGDEALDPKTRSLMNLTMLGALGRLHEWETHCRGALNNGVTKDEIRAAVHVIAIYCGVPMGLECFRVARKVLEEAGEL
- a CDS encoding MmgE/PrpD family protein, with protein sequence MSAHIAADDRVSAVLADFVANSRWEDLPETVRHAARRSLLNGLATAFAGSGDSAIDIAARTMLPFAGTAEATLIGRAEKADAMTAAFLNAAAMNVHDFDDTHIRTVIHPAAPVAPALLALAERQRISGAALLHGLALGIEAACRIGNAVSPGHYARGWHITATCGVFGAAVAVGKVLGQDSRTLVHALGAASAQSSGLVETLGFMAKSIGVGSACRGGLLAALLAENGLGGPERPLEGPRGFLTVTGDKPDFGQVTGDLGTRWEVLRNIHKPYPCGVVLFPVIDACLALKNEHGIQTDEIEAVTLYGHPLLRQRTDRPNVETGREAQVSAQHAVAVCFLTGKAGLEQFSDAAVADPEVLALRARVRMEDEAGRDFTGVRAVVSLKDGRSEEITITDAKGTDNGPLSDGEIEAKFRTLAAYGAPHCRDAEKLIDAVWSLDTSADAGAIMALARPAP
- a CDS encoding SDR family oxidoreductase, producing MLKGRSALITGSTAGIGYAVAERLAASGCNIVLNGIEREAEVADKIAALKAHDVDVIYDGADVGDAAQVEAMVAAANARFGGVDILVNNAVTRLFGLIEDTKPADWDRAMAVNLNSAFNTIRCTMPGMKARNWGRIVNMSSIYGMIGAANRASYVVAKTALIGLTRAVAMETLEHEITCNAICPGSVNTTHSSRVIKATMAEQGLSEQEAVGRFLAGKQPSGRFIAPESVAEFVAFLCGPAGRDINGAVLPVDLAWSAS
- a CDS encoding LacI family DNA-binding transcriptional regulator, producing MSDVARLARVSAMTVSRALRAPDTVSEETRERIRDAIEKTGYIPNRLAGNLSSRHSDVIGLIVPSLRNSLFAETIQAIADNLGKAGFHVLIAESGHSLEVEEKLVLAFLSQQVSGIILHNTAHTPRIRGILTKADIPVIETGDLTRDPIDIVVSYSNFEAAKAMTHHLHRRGYRRIAFVSLATETNDRMRQRRSGYLAALEELDLKPDRQLILETPEGLSGGRDALIRLLDLKKRPDAVFCSGDVLAVGAALECQRRNLRLPEDIAIASFDDLDILDHLVPRITALRLPRREIGMFSANILLQRILKLGGGVIAKDLGFDIIQREST